The sequence TAACGGCAGCATCCTGCTCCCTTTTTGTTTTCTGCGGTAACTCCGCAAAAAAGAGGTCAAAGTGGTTGACCCACAGTTGCACAGATGGCGCAACAGCCTCAAAGGCAAACATAAACATTCTAATTAGCACTGAAAAGAGACCTCGAGAGGCATCAGAAGCAAGTTATCTAGATACACAAAGGTGGGATGTTGTTGCAACAAGTCATCAAGTGGGTATTGCAGCTGGCAAATCCGTCTTCTTTATAATTACTGTCATCGCACCGCCAAGAGGTGGTGCTTAAAAGCCAGAAACTCGTCTTGGTCTTCGGATTCGTTCTACaaaaaacgagctgcaagtgCAAGTCTCTCGATATTTTCTCTGGAGAAACGTCTGCTTATCGAATGATTTCTAATTAACAGGAAATGATAGAGGCAGATCTAGGTAGTTTAAATTAAGTCGACTGGGTTTTCAGATGGTACAGGGAGCTTAGGCAGGAGGGTCCGAttaatgataatatttaaCAGAACAGAACCTCTACTTAAGTTTAAAGCGATTTCTTCATAAAACGTATCATAAACTTTATTTCCGTTCTCAGCACTATTATATTCAGATAAGTAAACTGTAAGCCGCAAACCAGTGGAGTTTATTAAAAtgctaatattattttctacaaatattaacaaatataCCTTACGCTATTATTAAATCCAATCCAATAAATCTTTTACTTATCAATTTTGTTTTCCCTACAGTAATTTTATTTACCTTTTTATCGAATTGTAAACCAATCGGTTTAATTGATATTCTccacaaatattaaaaaaaaattaagtattTGTAACCACATAACTCCGCTTCACGTGATTTAGACACCTGTTCCGCTCTTAGCCGTTAATGAcaattttttacaaatttacTTTAAAATGTCTGAGGCGCGtgatacataaataaaatttgtttgcAATCCAAGAAGAAACATTCAGGGAAAAACCAGTTACTTAGTGCCGCGCAGAGACCGCtgtaaaatgtaatatataaGCCGGAGATTAATTGCCATGTTTGGGGGGTGGTGAGTACAGCAGGTGGGatgggtaaaaaaaaaataaagaaaaaatgtttGACAGATGCAGCCACGAAGTCAGCACAAGTGGCTTGGAATTAATTATCTAACTATTCGGATTCGGAATGTTGCACAGATGTGCGCACGATAGTGTGCTTAGAAAAACATCTTTCAAAGATTTCGACTGCTTTTTGCTGCGgttattttgtaatatttatttggcTATTGAGCACGTTTTGAAGGTTGCTTTTTGCACGCCGAACAGGtgaattatataaataaataaccatTTGAAGAGCCTAAAAATCATCGTTAGTCATTTAGCCGCCAAAAGAAACACAAAATAAATGCCTTTCTCCCACAATTTATATCTGCAAGTGCCTTCATTGAAATGTTCAATAAAGCAGGTATTGCgtaagaaaagaaaacaagCCACAAAATACAAAAGCCAGGtcgaaaaaaaatcaaaagcCAAACAAAAATGAGACAAAATGAGAGCTACTTGGGAGCAAGTGCTCGAAAAAAAGAAGAAGGTGAAGACAATTGGTTCGGAAATATTTCACCGGCTGCCAATGCCCTTATCCACGGCAATTAGCTTGGAAGAAGAAAAAAACATGCCATATACTAAACGTACAGGTAGTGCTTCAAATAGGAAGAGCAAATGAGGCAACGGAAAttcaaattacaaaatttaCAAGCCGTTAAATAGGGAAAAAAACATGCAATTGCGCGTGGCCAAAACAAAGGCCCAAGCCAAAAGCTTTATCAGGCGGAAGAGTTTCGAATATTGACCAGAGACCGAGAGACCCACCAATATCCATATGGGTAATGCATGACCATGGACGGGCCTCAAAGCCTCGAACTCGGGCAACTTTCTCCATTAACTGCGAGTATTTATTAGTTTGGTATGCACAAGACAAACTCTGGGCTTCAGTTGAGCTAGAAACGCTGGAGTACTGGAATGCCTCTGACTAATGGCCATATATGTGTGTTCCAGACTGTTGCCGAGTGGTTTCTTGGATAGGTCAGGTTTCTGGGCTAGGTCAGTTACGGTTTGGTAACTTTTTTTGAGGTCACTGTAGCTCCTATTAATTGATGGTTAGGGAATATTATATACCGACTTAaattcttattaaaaaaatattgcattGACTTAcagattaaaaaaataatgccagattaaaaaaaattaagccAAATTTAGAATTATAATGATaagatataaataaaaatagaagATCATTAAAACTcttttggtttttaattttccgtAAACTTTTATTGCAATTACCCACATTTCTTACAGGCAATTTTCCCATCAACTGCGCTCTTTCAATCAACAACAACTAATTTTAACTAATTTGCAATTTGTTTTGGTCagttaaaaataattaactttTTCTGTAGTGGCTAGGCAAAGCCCAGCACGCGTTTCAGCCATTTCCAATAAAATGGAACCTCAGCTTAGATCGGCTAATTTAAATCCGGATCTAATTGCAAGCAGACAATTTATATAAGATGCAATTTTGATTAGTTGCAAAGTGGGTAATAACCACAGCCAGTCGCACATCGATAAACCCATAAAATTAACATACAATTTTCATGGTTTTTATGTTCAGATATAAAACAATGAGCCCATTTGCATAGGTTGAAGTAGAATGGTAGTCCGTAGAAGAGAACACACTGTTGCTGGGCGAAATAAAAGTCAGTTGTTCTCACGTTACGAAATGGAAACCAGGTTGAAGGCCTCTCGCCGAAATGGAAAACTACTTAATTAGACGAAATGGAATCAAATTGTGCAAAATGACAATTGTAAGCGACAAATTCCATATACAAAATACAGTCAAAATTGATCAAAATCGATGCAAAGCATTTCCAATCAGTGATTTTGCATAAAACCCAGCGACTCATCCAAGCGGAAATGCATTGGGTGGGGCAAATCAGATCCATGCCTAGTCAGACTTGTTTTTCGAATCAGTTTTAGGCCGAACTTGGGGGGTTAGGCCACTCCGCTCTGGATTTGTCAGAATTCTATCAGGTTTGCTGGTTTAATAGGTGTCTAAGTACTCCCAAATTAAGTCAAGCCGAAATCGGACTTAAGTTCCTATTGACAAAGTTCTGACTTACGAATTCTTCATTTATAATTTAGAATAAAAACAAACTATTTTAAATAGGTTCTAACTGATAAAAAAGTGtataaaatttgattttttagacagctataaaaaagtttttatcaCATTTTTAACACCTAAACTGTTTAGTTACTTTTTagcgaaaattaaaattaataagcTAAATGAATAGATTTCGTtgatataataatttttaaaaaacagaAATGACTTCGAACAAAGATTTcggaaaacattttaaaatatttaaattactCTAATggattttaaaatcaatttaatataataaacttattttttttagctaTCCAAATATGTCTGTGCTGCGAGCACTCCTTCTGCTGGCCCTGAGTGCCACCGTGGCGCTGGCCCAGCGTCGTCTGGCCCTTCCCGATCCAAGGAGCTGTGCCAACCGGGTGCGCCATGCCAGCTATCGAGATGCCCGGGGCGTGTCCCACTCGTACTTCTTCAGCTGGGAGCATGCTCCCACTCGCAGTCTGGAGGTGGATTGGCTGGATGCAAGGAACATCTGCCGTCGGCACTGCATGGACGCCGTTTCCCTGGAGACGCCGCAGGAGAATGACTTTGTAAAGCAGCGGATCTCCCGGGGCAATGTGCGATACATCTGGACCTCGGGCAGGAAATGCAACTTCGCCGGCTGCGACAGGCCCGATCTGCAGCCCCCCAACGAGAACGGATGGTTCTGGTCGGGATCGGGGGCCAAGATTGGACCCACCTCGCAGAGGAACACCGGCGACTGGTCGGCAACGGGTGGATACCAGCAGCCGCAGCCCGACAATCGGGAGGCCGCCCAGGGCAACGACGAGAGCTGCCTGTCCATACTGAACAACTTCTACAACGATGGCATCAAGTGGCACGACGTGGCCTGCCACCACATCAAGCCATTCGTGTGCGAGGACTCTGACGAGCTGCTGAACTTCGTCCGCTCCCGGAATCCCAATGTCCGCTTGTAATTCTAACTAGCCTTAGCCTGAGGGAGATGATTaaaatttacatatttatGTAGCCTTAAACGGAACATTGATTGGTTGATCGATTGATTGTTTGACTCATTGACTGTTCAATCCAACATTGATGGCTTCCAAAAAAACGCCTAACATTCGTTTGTTCGGTTTAGTTCGCAGCAAAAGTTCTATAAGCAAAATTTGTAATAACATTTCTGTGTCGATCCGCGCATGATAAACAAAattgttaaataattttaaaaattgttaataaatacaaattgaaCCCAACAGTGAAAGACTTTTGGCTTAAACATTTAAtgcatatatttttatttagttcTTTATACGATTTCACTAGAAAATGCatgtatgtaaatatatatccATAGATCTGTTTAATAGGTATTTCCTTTATCTGAATACTTTGGTAAGTTCTGTTGCTTGCGGGAACTTATTCGTCTAGTTGTTAACACTAAGTCTAATTTCATTTACGTTTAggaataattaaattattaaacgaTTCTTTAGCCATTTCGAGTTTAGAAGAAGACACAAAGTTAGCAGATTTTATCTAATAAAGTAACTGGTACAGGTTGCATAGAGTTGTGCATCATTAGCCGATATCCTAccaaattcaaaatttaatctggcaaaataaaattaaaataataataggcaagcttaaaagtaaatttaaaaatagtttctGGTTCCATTTTTTGTCAGGCAtgctttgaaaaaatatacaatcatattatattatttataatgtgaaataataataaatcaaATTGTTTAACATAAAAATCTAACAACAAACAATAGGGAATTTAAAACTTATTCGTAAAGCTTAGTCATAGAAATTAACAAGTGATTTCGGTTAACTGGAACTTATGGAACTGGTCGTTTAGCACAGAATATATAGTTCGGTTATCGGTTATGAATGGTGTGTGGAGTTCTGTGTGTTTATGTGGGAACTGTGGTGGTGGGTGTTGTTGCTGGTATTTTGCTCAACAAAATACGGTCCTAAAAAGGGAGAATTACAAACTCGTTAATACATAATGGAAAAGCATTGGGAAGGGTCACAGAACGTATGGTTAGATAAGCCAAATTTTGTCATGAAGCGCTTACGGTTAGTTTTTGGGTCGGATTAATAGCCATCAAATCTGGGTTTATTTTAAGGGGTTAGTCACATGCGCATTCCCTTAGCCGAGATTCAAACCGTTAAGCCCCAAATCGAGCTTTACCTGCCGCaagataatttttaaattcaacgACAACATCAAACAAAGGAACACCTGTGAGTCTATGTTACGTCTACGTTGTGGTTACGCTAACACATTACGATCTCTACACAGAATCGTGTTATTTGAACTCTTCAATACTTGGTTTGTTAAGTTAGCTGTGCGTGTGGGTGACTGAGTTTCAGAATTTTGGTATCTTTTTTGTTATGATTTTGTTGAACTTAAGCAgtacttgagttattggaggCGCCACTGATCGCATTGAACAAAGCCATGCTGTTGCGTTGGTTTATGCTGTCGGCATCGTCGCCGAGCGGCTGGAAGGACTCGTCGTCGAGCAACTCACTGAGCGCCTGGCACAGCTTCTCGtagttctccttcagcacaTGGTGGTACTCCTTCTGGTCCGCGCTGATAATCCGCTCGTTGAGGAACAGGGCCTTTTGGCAGACCACAATGAAGTCGCTAAAAGGAAAAGGTGCCATTTAATAGATAACTTTTTAATACTGTAGAAAAAAGATTTGAACTGAGTTCCTTGGACTTATTATCAAGAAATAAGATAATAAAGGGCACGCTGGGCCAAGCTTGTGGTTGGTTACTAAGAAAACATACCGAAAGACATCCTTAAGATCTGCGACGCGATCCAATGAGAAGTTATTCACCACCTTTGCATCGAGGAAGGCATGGGCGTAGGCCAAAGGACCCGCATTTACCGTCACCGCCACACTTCCCTGCAGGCGCAGCTGCAACTTCTTCACATCGGCTGGTGGCAGAATGATCTCCTCCAGCTCTGAAACCTTGGATTGCATCTCATCGATGGCCACCTCGATGGGACTTAGTTCGATGATTTCGCGGGATTTTACGGGTATACGTTTGAGCACGTAGGGGAAGGAATATTGAGCTGCGAAGATTGAATAGTTAATAATGGATGACAATCTTACAGAAGATTATTCTTACTTTTTATAACCGTCTTGCGTTTCCATTGTTCTTCTACGCTGCCACGGGCTGCTCCCGATTTGGTGAACGGCGTTTCGTACATAAACGTGTCCACGTCATGATTTTGCTCGAATTCATTGAGCCTTTGGTCAAGCTCATCCTTGGAGAAGAACGGAATCACATGGGTGACTTGTATATAGGCAAGTTTGGCATCCAATTCGTCTACTTTAACCTAAAATATTAAGATGGATTTATGAAATTATATAATCAGTTTCATTAAGATGTACAAGTTCTATAATTTTTTCGTTAAAAATAGTAAATGCAAGGAATTGGTGGAACCTCTAAGGTGTCATATGGTgatgtttttaaaaacaatagaATATTACTGCTAAGAAATCGTGatatatacatttaattttaatcgAAATATATGAAAAACCACCTCATAACACTGAATGCTTAATCCCGATGAGAGGGTTTGCTATGCACGTTACTTTGAATCGAGTCGTCACACAAataaatatcagaatatcacTCTCCACCCTCAACTGATGTAGTTCAAACAACTCAACAACTTTACTAGGCACTAGTAAattgtttgttatttttatacatCAACCACTCTTCGCACACTAGAGCCGCAATAGAATCCAAATTTTGTATTTCGCGTTCAGAATTTTGGCACAAACCACCAGTTCACCAGATCGCCGGAAACCCAGGCAGTGATAACCAGGTACCCATCTGTTTCCGTTATGGAGCAGATCTTCGCATTCCCGTCCCATGGGATGGGTCTGGGTTTGGTCCAGATGCCGCTTCAGAACACGGTTCCGACTGCTGCGGAATACTCCCTCAACCCGAACGCGGTGGAGTTCGTGCCCTCGTATCGCCAGAGATCGGAGTTACCAAGTACCGAGACCAAAACGGAGGCGACCTCCACAACCACATTGCTTCATCCCGAAATCGTTGGGGATGCCGTGAATCGTGTGGATAATGGATTCCAAGTAAAGCGCCAGCTCTTTGATTTACTCAGCCAACTGGGAGATGAACAAATGCCCCTGGACGAGATCTCAGTGGGTTTGTTACCACGTGGCCAGGGTCTCACCATGACTTTCACCACAAAACAGGCGGACCAGCAGCTACAGCCTCCGGATCCAATGAGTTCGATCATCCATGAGCGCCAGAGCCTTCAGCTGGCTGTGGGCGATCAGCAAAAGCTGGCCAGCCGACCGGAAAGCGTCCTGGTGGCCCAGTTTCTAATCCGAGTTAACGATATTCTCAGCGAGAAGTATGAATACAGCGGAGATGTATCCGTCTGTCCCAAGTGCACTCTATGCTCCAATCGTAGCTACACTGAGCTGGAAATCGAGCACCAGATCGAAGGCATTAAGGCCTTCGAGAAGTTCTTCACCTTCACAGAATCAACGCGCTACCAGGACTTGGTTTCCCACAAGGCCTTCAAAGAACTTTGCCACAAGCTTGGCTTGATCGTTAGCCGTGATCAGATACACATTAATCGAGCTGATAGTAGGGTGAGTACAGTGGTCCCTCCACCCACGGCACAGTCTTCCAGTGTCACCGTTTGCATGTCCAATAACGAGATGGAACCAGGTGTGGAGGCAGATGCTTATGCCGGAGATGACGAGTCCCAGATGCACGGCAGTGATCTGACACCTAGAGGATGTCCAGGTCCGTCTATTCCAACGGAATATGTGAGAGGGAAGCTTTACAGGTGGGTGTTGATTTGGGCCAACAATTTAAAAGAATTTTGTTGACCGTTGCATAATTTCAGATATGAAGATTCCGAGGGATCGCAGCTGGTCAACCAGCTAAATGAGGCTCACCAAAGTACCGAGCCCATGATGATCGATGACTTCCATTTGGATGTGTCACCAACAACGCCGGCCCAATCTATAATGTCCACCAGTGTGCCTTCCACCTTTCCTCGGGTGTACAAATCGGCAAAGGCCAAATGCTCGGCTCGAGGGGCAGGATCTAGTGGCCTCCACTGCGGTTCTCAGTTACCCAGGAGTTCTGTTTTTGGCCGTTCATTGATGCAGTCGGTACAGAACACGCCCTCAACCTTGCAGAAACTTCAGACCACGACGGTTGGTGGCCATATTCAGCCCGGATCTACTGGCCAACGAAAGCTCCAAATGGAACCGTCCCTACACGGTGCAGTCCGCAAGCTAAATCGCTTGAATTCGGCGAAATCAGGATGCGTTCACCAGCAGTCGGGCAATATGTCAGCAGTTCAGACAGGTCGCGTGAGCAGGCCAGGAAAAGCTACTAACTCAGTACAGAAACAGCAGTCAAATCATACGTGAGTCATAACATAAGCACTTTTCCAACTTTCAAATCCATtatcactttaaaaaaaactcaGAAAATATTTACATGAATTTAATTATCTATTCTGACTTGTATCTAAAATTGAACCATCATGAACCCCACTGATTATACTTTTTTCTTAGTTGCAAGGCGGGCAAAAGTACCGCGAGCAACAGGATGGGCACCCCCACTCCTAAGCAACCCCATGGCACCGCGCAGCGAATGATCCCAAGAAGCACCAACGCTTCCATGATGCGTCAAACAGAGGTTAAGCGGGTAATAATATATCATTACTATTATAATACTATAATAATCTGCAATCTATTTACAGCGCATGAGCCTGATGCGCGGTGACAGCGATGCGGATCTGCTCTATAATGAATATCTCTTCAAATGATTTGCAGCTGAATTGCATGGATTTGTTGCttctatttaaaatataattatttctCTAAACTCAATAGcccaacaaaaaaaactatttgtaCTTATTTTCCTCGAGGGTTAGAAATTTGATTGAAAGCCAATTCTACTCACCGGTGACGAGTCCATGATCATCTTCACCACATCGGCTCCAAACTTATCCTTGTACTGCTTGCCCAGTCGCTCAGAGATTTCGCTCAGCGAAGTAAGCTTGGGTTCCTTGTACACGTACTCGATGGCATGGTCCTCTTcaaagtacatctaaaaatacaaaaatgaaTTATTTAGATATACAAAGTATTGTGAGATCGCTTACCATTCCATAGAAGACGACTCTGTAAAAGCGACCCAACATTCTTTTCCCAGAACGATTCACCTCCACGATCTTGTTATAGGCTTGAGTGAGATGTTCGTAGCAGTGAGCCAGGTCCAGAAAACTACGATCCCTTTCGTACATGGGCAGGATGAGTTTGTAGAGCTCTCCAAGGCACTCGAATCTTTCAGCGCGATCCAAGAAATCGGCACACTGCTTCAGTTGCTCTAGGAGCATTTGTTCCGTGTACTGGGAATCCTGAGCACCTGCATCCAGTTTAAGACCCTGCTCATCTCGGGGTATATTCGTAGATATCTTTTTGAAAGCGGTGGATGACCAACTGAGAGTGCAACCTCCTTTTAAACGAAGATATTCGCACATTAAAGCAGCTATATGCAGATGACAGCAGGCAGCCTCCGAGAGATTTCCATTCTGCTCGTGATTCCTGGCCATGGTCACCAGCCAAGTGTGCCGAAGCTCTGGGGTGGAGGCATATGAATTGGCCAGAGAGTACTGTAGTTCAAGCAACCTTTCGGGGTCCATATGATGAGCCTGCATTTGGGCTGTGGCCATAAGTACAGTGCGCACTCGACGAGTTAGATCCTTGACCTCCATGGGAAAACCTGTGCCCTTCATCGCCTTATCGCTATTCGCATAACTATTGATTATGGACAGGCTTTCCTGAAACCTGGCATTGTTCAGTCCAATTACGTTGCCAATCATCTGCGATACTGAGATTATAACTTGCAGGTGAACTCGGGTTAGCGCTTTTCTACCACTGAACTCAAAGTTACTGCGCATAAGGAGATACAAAACAGCGCACGACTCATGGCGAATCTCGACCAGGCGACTATCGCAGGCTTTAAGGAGCTCATAGACCATCTGACCACACAACATAGCATTGCCTTTGAACAAGGCCACTGCGTAGTTGTTAATAAAAGCTCTTAAAGCAGCGAAGACGTGTTTGGAGAGTCTTTCTGATTGGCCCAACTGCAGGAATCTCAGGTAAACCCTGGCCACCTTGGGCAAGATGAGGCTTTCTGCCAGGAGTTGTCTGAACTGCAGGACATACATCCCTAAGCAATCCAATATTATCATGCCCACTTCAGTGGCCAAATTGGATTCATAAAGAGCCAACTGACTCCTGGCCAGAGTGTCCATATCCTCTAGTAGATGTTCCCTGGTTTGATTCAGAGTTCCACTGTTTGGCTGCTGTTCCTGGTTGACGTTTTCCAACCCTGTGGGTGGTTGTGTCCTCGCTGGAAGAGTATTGGCCTTAGCCGAACGTCCTTGGCGGGTGTCTGGATTTATCACCACACTTTTCTTGCCCACATAGCGAAATTGCAAGAGGCAAAGATCCAGAATGGATAGAAACTGCAGGGTCTCGGACTCATTGCAGTTCTGCCACCAGCCCACCATTTGGTCCTGTGAGAGGTGCTTGATGATGAACAAGAAGCCCAGGAGCAGGTCCTTGCTCTCCGCCGAACTGAATTTATCGCAGCGGGAGAGGATCTGTGCGTGGGTAACGCTCACCGAGCGATTGTGTCCATTTCGTAGGGCCACATCTGCATCTCCATTGGTGTAGGCTCCAATTGTGGTCGTGTCCTGAGAGTGCTGAAAATAAGGATGCATGTTAGTGGTGGGCTCACTTGGAATTAAGTGACTAGACCAAAGACTCACCCCCGAATCCGTATTGGAATTTAGTGAGAGATTCGAAATGCCATTGCTAATTGGCTGCCCAGCGATGGCGGCCAGGTAGTTGTGCTCCTTGATGTGAACCGAGGTGCGGTAAGGACTCGGTTGATCGCAGTGCAGGGTCAGTCGGTTCTTCGAACGCGGAGTGGACGTCAGGGAGCCAAAAGTGGAGGAGTCCTTGCTAAACACATAGCTACTGGAACAACTCAAGCGCTTGGTATAGGACGCAGAGTCCGCATAAACATGACCATTGGGCGTACAGGCTCCTGACTCCGAAAGGTCATCAATCCGATGGATGTTGTCCATCACAATGCCCAGCCAGGGAACATAGAGTAGAGCAATCCTCGAGAGCTGACCCCTCTGCTGATATCGGTTGTCCAGCTCGTGTTTGGCCAGCAGATCCTTGAAGATTCCCAGAGCGTGACGCCTCACATGGCCTATTTCATTGAGACTACTCTTCAGTTCCTGAAGAAGCAATCCCGATAAGAAATGCTGCCTGCAGAACTGCTCGGACAAAGTGAAGTGCTGCATCATCTCAGGCGGTCTGTTCTTCGGATTCAAAACAAATGGCAGATTAAGGGGTACATAGTGCTCATGCTGACAGATTTCCTGCAGAAAGTTAAACTTGTATTCGTGAAGTATCCGCGTATTACCAGGCGAAAAGTCTGCCATATAACAGCGAATCAAGCGAAAGACAAATCCTCTGTCCATGTAACTCAGGCATTGGCGCACAAATTTAGCCAAAGAGCGATTCAGCAGATGCGTCTCCTCGCCCAAGTCCTCATATCGAGTGGTTATGTACGGCATTAATACCTTGATCAACTGCTCCACCCGATCGGCGTACTCCTTGGGAAACCGCTCGTTGCGCAGCATTCGAATCCTTCCGGTGGCCAACAAATGTTGAGCCATGCTCTTCACAATCAGATCGAAGAATATCGAGGAGTATCTCATGAACTTGTTAACGATCAGGAAATCGGGATTGCTGGGATTCAGGAGGTAGGGCAAGTGCCTGCACAGTTCTCCATGGACAGTCCTCTGTCTGGCTGTTTGCTGGCTGTAGTAGGGTGCATGGAATACGTATTTCACATAGGCTGCCAAAAGATCGGGTCTCTTGGCCTGATCGCTTATCAAATGGATAATGTTCGTTATCAAGCGGATGACATTCAAGCCTATTTCCTCGGATTGAGTGTGAACCAGCAAGGTGAAGAGCTCATTGAGAACCGTGGGTAAATAGTTAATCAACGATTTCATATCGATGGCATGGGCTGCTTTCAAAATCTTGCACGTTTCCGTTTCCGCCGGCACGGCTCCAGTTTTCCCGCCCTCCAGCAATCTCTCACAGTGTCCAAAAAAGTTGTGCAAGTGCTGATCGGCCGTAAGAACCGTGGAATCCAGACGCAAGCCCACCGTATATAGATTCCTCTGATTATCGATCCACTGGATATCCGGACCGCAGTTCTGCTGAGAAATTGGAAGGGTTTGTAGGCAGCCAAGGGAGGGTTttgggtggtggtggtggtgcagtAAGCATGCAGATCAGTGCGGAGAAAAAAACACAGAGAGAGAGCACAGGTTAGTTGGCAAGTCGGGGAATGAATGGATGTATGGGGCATGAGGTATGTTGGGTAAGAGACAAAACAAACAATTCATGAGTTGATGAACGGCTTTGCGAGGCACACAACGTCTATAACTTACCCCCTTGCCCCATCCCAAGGGCTGAATCGAAAGATAGCCCACTGGCAAGGTGGCAGCCACCGGCAGCTGCTGTTCCTCCAGACAAATTCGGTTCTTCTGGAGCAATGGCAACCAGGCATAACCAATGGGTGTCTCAAAAGCCGCATTTGCTTCCCTCTTCTTGCTCAGATTACAGGACACATGGTAAAAGGAGAAGAGCAGGTGGTGTTCCGGAAACAGACCCAACGGAAGTCGCAGTTTAATCTCCTCGTACCAGGTGGGAGTCACATTGTGATGAAGCACTGGACAGGCTATCTGGGATACCAAAAGATCCTGGCCTGGGCGACCATAAATGCACTGCAATTAAGGGAATGCATTaggaattttaaatatatgtaacataaaattaattttgttcTAACCTTCAAAGGTTTGCTGTATTCCCCATCTCCATCTCGTAGCTCCACCACCACCGTGATGTTCCTGGCTCGGGAGAACAGTTTCTGGCTGTCGAATTGCAAACTCAATGGATACACATAGAGGTGGTTACAGAAGCTCGTATAAGGATGTGCATCCCGTTCGCTTTGGCTCTGGAATTCGGCCAACTCAATAGTGGGCGACTGCTTGGAAGATGGATTATAGGTGGACAGAGGAGCCAGGGATTTACTCAAGCCACAGGGTGTGGTTTGGTCCAGGAACTGCATCTGCATCTTTAGGCTACCAGGAATGATGGTTAGTTTGCTCAGTTTCTCGGGCTTGCGAAAATCGACCAATAGCTTTAGGAGTTCATCGTCCTTAAGCTTTGGTAATTCCTGGCGGTAAATGGGACTGAATTCAAAATCCTTTTTGGGATCCACATCCAATTCGTGGCTGTACTGCTTGAACAGAGGTCTTGCTGCCCAGGCAAAAGGCTGTCTATAATGCCCAATGTGATGAGCGCAGTTCTTTGCCGCTTTGTAGACTTTCTGACCCAATTTCGGATCCTTGCCTGCTTTTAGATAGGGTTCTGCAGCCTGAGCTATTCCAGATTGCAGGAGTTTTTCCACTCGCACTA is a genomic window of Drosophila suzukii chromosome 2L, CBGP_Dsuzu_IsoJpt1.0, whole genome shotgun sequence containing:
- the Ziz gene encoding dedicator of cytokinesis protein 9 isoform X8, which translates into the protein MERKFTRGLNKLGSAVQMRENVSQLVRESAVLMNCTGRFQRSLSIANKPLVVEPIDFEAFIAKNKTVIQNDPQRELLIYPADDVSEIIMPRKQRTNAKSVADRFDPPNEAIVCPLHGPSIISNGNGHSQVSRQGSIQSNGSHHNGNGHTSSSSSSSLTNSNGHGQLSRKSSQCSNGSSSHKDSSYESALSSITLRSNLAQPEEVDEFADDGHGEDVVDGMPHGSRAECTRFTRQALYTYRAKNHLIHYKYNAYGGNCHDLPSISPAEELLEEVYEIDADQDRIDEQMTRSQADTITKQGYLLKGPDSASDRMFANIGNKSFKRRYCYLRQEIDGTYILELHKDEKQGEAKATIVMDFCTDVVQNPKRGRFCFELRMTTGHKSFTLAAENEQDFKDWLSKISSVLAQNRAQEEKRNASLERQPSISSNPSPQLQPPAMEPQIFGTLKGLDQSLHPQLMKYGRETDHSIALARREQRRRLFACYQSPAKSSGSDNVEQYREHFGTRLLLTCHNLRFRLQCIPQDESSASGIEQQVEPYITSLALYDAKANRKLSENFYFNVNEQWAAQLLPNTPVPSSVAGCGVPRKSADGDERNSSSQAPHSLFDGVSAELLRANRQQFQQLRQCLLSVTAPHADIYLVVRVEKLLQSGIAQAAEPYLKAGKDPKLGQKVYKAAKNCAHHIGHYRQPFAWAARPLFKQYSHELDVDPKKDFEFSPIYRQELPKLKDDELLKLLVDFRKPEKLSKLTIIPGSLKMQMQFLDQTTPCGLSKSLAPLSTYNPSSKQSPTIELAEFQSQSERDAHPYTSFCNHLYVYPLSLQFDSQKLFSRARNITVVVELRDGDGEYSKPLKCIYGRPGQDLLVSQIACPVLHHNVTPTWYEEIKLRLPLGLFPEHHLLFSFYHVSCNLSKKREANAAFETPIGYAWLPLLQKNRICLEEQQLPVAATLPVGYLSIQPLGWGKGQNCGPDIQWIDNQRNLYTVGLRLDSTVLTADQHLHNFFGHCERLLEGGKTGAVPAETETCKILKAAHAIDMKSLINYLPTVLNELFTLLVHTQSEEIGLNVIRLITNIIHLISDQAKRPDLLAAYVKYVFHAPYYSQQTARQRTVHGELCRHLPYLLNPSNPDFLIVNKFMRYSSIFFDLIVKSMAQHLLATGRIRMLRNERFPKEYADRVEQLIKVLMPYITTRYEDLGEETHLLNRSLAKFVRQCLSYMDRGFVFRLIRCYMADFSPGNTRILHEYKFNFLQEICQHEHYVPLNLPFVLNPKNRPPEMMQHFTLSEQFCRQHFLSGLLLQELKSSLNEIGHVRRHALGIFKDLLAKHELDNRYQQRGQLSRIALLYVPWLGIVMDNIHRIDDLSESGACTPNGHVYADSASYTKRLSCSSSYVFSKDSSTFGSLTSTPRSKNRLTLHCDQPSPYRTSVHIKEHNYLAAIAGQPISNGISNLSLNSNTDSGHSQDTTTIGAYTNGDADVALRNGHNRSVSVTHAQILSRCDKFSSAESKDLLLGFLFIIKHLSQDQMVGWWQNCNESETLQFLSILDLCLLQFRYVGKKSVVINPDTRQGRSAKANTLPARTQPPTGLENVNQEQQPNSGTLNQTREHLLEDMDTLARSQLALYESNLATEVGMIILDCLGMYVLQFRQLLAESLILPKVARVYLRFLQLGQSERLSKHVFAALRAFINNYAVALFKGNAMLCGQMVYELLKACDSRLVEIRHESCAVLYLLMRSNFEFSGRKALTRVHLQVIISVSQMIGNVIGLNNARFQESLSIINSYANSDKAMKGTGFPMEVKDLTRRVRTVLMATAQMQAHHMDPERLLELQYSLANSYASTPELRHTWLVTMARNHEQNGNLSEAACCHLHIAALMCEYLRLKGGCTLSWSSTAFKKISTNIPRDEQGLKLDAGAQDSQYTEQMLLEQLKQCADFLDRAERFECLGELYKLILPMYERDRSFLDLAHCYEHLTQAYNKIVEVNRSGKRMLGRFYRVVFYGMMYFEEDHAIEYVYKEPKLTSLSEISERLGKQYKDKFGADVVKMIMDSSPVKVDELDAKLAYIQVTHVIPFFSKDELDQRLNEFEQNHDVDTFMYETPFTKSGAARGSVEEQWKRKTVIKTQYSFPYVLKRIPVKSREIIELSPIEVAIDEMQSKVSELEEIILPPADVKKLQLRLQGSVAVTVNAGPLAYAHAFLDAKVVNNFSLDRVADLKDVFRDFIVVCQKALFLNERIISADQKEYHHVLKENYEKLCQALSELLDDESFQPLGDDADSINQRNSMALFNAISGASNNSSTA